The DNA sequence CGGCGGGAGGTGGACTTATCGTTCTCTCGCGCCGTACCCGTCGCCGCGGCTGACACCGGGCACGTCAAACCCACCACCCAGGATGCGGCACCGACACCGCACCGATGAAAGGAACACACCCATGCGCAGACCATGGACACGCCTCGCCCTCGCTTCGGCGGCAGCCCTGACCCTGGCTTCCCTGCCGGCTGCCGCGCTCGCGGCTCCGCCAGGTGCCGACGCGCCGATCACCCTGGACCTCTACAACCTCACGGACGTGCACGGACACATCCAGCAGGTCGCCAAGAAGGGCACAGTGCGCGAGGCGGGGCTGCCCGCGATGAACTGCTACCTGAACAAAGCGCGCCAGGCGAACCCGAACTCCTCGTTCACGCTGCTGGGAGACAACATTGGCGCATCCCCCTACATCTCCGGCTCCCTCAAGGACAACCCGACCATCGCGGCCCTCAACACGATGAACCCCCTGGCCTCGACAATCGGCAACCACGAGCTGGACATGGGGCAGGCCGTCTTCAAACAGCGCGTCGACGGGTCCAACCCGGGCGAGTTCGTGCAGGCCACCTTCCCGTACCTGGGAGCCAACATCGAGGGCATGGGTACCTACGGGGACGGCACGCCCTACCTCGGGGACTACAAGCTGTGGACGTCACCGTCGGGCATGAAGGTAGCTTTCATCGGTGCGATCGCTCAGGACGTTCCCTACAAACTCAGTCCTGGAACGACGGCCGGCCTGACCTTCACGGACCCCATCAAGCGCATCAATGACCTGGCAGCCGAGCTCAAGGGCAGTGGGAAGGCCGACGTCGTCATCGCCATGCTCGACGACGACGTGAAGAACAACTACACGAAGGTCGGCAAGGACGTCGACGGTCTGATGGGCGGGGATACGCACGTGCCCTACGAGTTCGACCACGTCAACTCTGCGGAGTCCTTCGAGTCCGCCAACCCCCGGCTGGCGGGCATCGCATCGGGCTCCTACACGGACAATCTGGGACTCATCCGTCTGACGATCGATCCCGCGACGCGCCAGGTCACGAGTGCTGACTCGATCCTCATTCCGGCTGCCGAGGTCGCCCAGTGCGGCTCGGACCCCGACACCCAGGCGATCGTCGACCAAGCTGAGTCCGACTCGAAGGAAGCCGGCAAGCGCGTCGTCGCCACGGGCTACACGGAGGCCTTCAGGCGCGGCGTCTTTACGACGCCCGATGGGTCCACGGACCCCGGATCGAACCGAGGCATCGAATCCTCCCTGGGCGACCTGGTGGCGGATTCCCTGCGCGAAACGATCCTGACCCCGGATGGAAAGACCGTCGACATTGGCATGATCATGGCGGGCGGCCTGCGTGCCGACCTGGTGCCGAACGAGGACGGCACGATCACCTACGCGCAGACTTACGAGGTCGAGCCTTTCTCCGATGAGCTGGGATACGTCACCCTGAAGGGATCGGACGTCAAGGACGCGCTTGAGCAGCAGTGGAAGACGGACCTGAACTCACAGAACTCCAGGCCGATGCTCAAGCTGGGCCTCTCCTCGAACGTGCGCTATACCTACGACCCAGCCAAACCCTATGGCCAGCGCATCACGTCGGTGACGATCAATGGCGAGCCCCTCAAGGCCGACGCGACGTACACGGTCGGCTCCGTGTCCTTCCTGCTGGCGGGTGGCGACTCCTTCGAGGCCCTGACCCGCGGGGGAGCTGCCACGACGAACGGCAACCTGGACCGCGATTCCTTCAACGCCTATCTGGGCGCGCACTCGGGAGGCCGGGCCCGTTCGGTCCAGGCTGAGGGAGGGCTGAGCCCGCGCGAGGCCAAGTCCTCCATCGGCCTGACCCTGCCCACCGAAGCGGTGGCCGACGGCTCGACGGTGACGATCCCGCTGCGTGGTTTGTCCTTCTCCGAGGGCCCCTCGATCACGTCCAAGGTCCGCGTGAGCGCCGGTGGTGCGCAGGCGGTGGCCGAGGTTGACAACTCCCTCGTGGATGCGCACGCCTCCGACGCTGCCTCGGTGATTACGACTGACGGTGCGGGACGGGCGAGCGTGGACGTGACGGTCGTTGGTGCCTGCGAGGGCAAGGTTGCCGGAGAAGTCGTGAACGCGCCCGTCACGGTCGCCACCGACTTTGCGACGGTCGTCGAGGCCGCGGATGGCCTGACGATCCCCGTGACCTGCGCGGGCGCGGCGGCCCCCGACCCGAGCCCCTCGGCGGCACCCGCGGGCGATCCACAGCCCGGTGGACAGGTGCCGCCGATGCAGACCAAGCGCACGAAGGAACCGAGAGGTGCCCTGGCCCGCACGGGTGCGGCTTCGGATGGATTGACCGGGGCGATGTTTGCTGGAGCGATCGGCGTTGTCGCGGTGTTTGCCCGATGCCGCTTCAATCGTTATCGAAGTGAGAACAAGTAGCCCTTGACAGAGCGGGGGTGGCGCGGGAGACTCGTATCAGACGTAAAAGTCGATTCTGACAAATGTTCGCGCGCTGGTCGTGCGGACATGATCCGCGGCCCGCGCTGCCACCGTTTCAAGGAAGAATCCACATCAACGGAGGAAAACACTCATGAAGCACCTCACGAAGCTCCTCGCTGCGGCGGGAGTTGCAACGCTCGCCTTGGCAGGCTGTGGTGGCGGAGGAACCGCCACCAGCCAGTCCGGTGGAGCGAAGGACGCCAGCTCGTTCAAGGCCTGCGCGGTCTCCGACGCCGGCGGCTGGGACGACAAGTCCTTTAACGAGTCCGCATACGACGGCCTGAAGTCGTCCCAGGAGAAGCTCGGCATCCAGATCAACACCGCTGAGTCGAACTCCGACGCGGACTTCAATCCGAACGTGGAGTCCATGGTCTCCGACGGCTGCAATCTGATCATTGGCGTTGGCTTCAACTTGGAGAAGGCCGTTCACGCCTCCGCCGAGGAGAACAAGGATGTGCACTACGCCCTCATCGACTCCAGCTTCAACGACGGCAACAACAACACGGTGACGCTGGATAACGGCCGTCCGTTGCTGTTCAACACGGCTGAGGCCGCCTACCTGGCGGGCTACGTGGCCGCAGGCATGACGAAGACCGGCAAGGTTGCTACCTTCGGCGGTATCCAGATCCCTTCGGTGACGGTGTTCATGGATGGCTTCGCTGACGGTGTCGCGGCCTACAACAAGGCCAAGGGCACGAACGTGCAGCTGCTCGGCTGGGATAAGGCCGCGCAGAACGGTTCCTTTACGCAGTCCTTCGATGATCAGACGCTCGGCAAGGAACAGGCACAGCAGTTCATCTCGCAGGGTGCGGACATTATCATGCCCGTCGCGGGACCGGTCGGCCTGGGTGCGGCGGCAGCCGCCAAGGCGGACGGTAACACCTGGATCATCGGCGTCGACTCCGACTGGTACGAGGCCAACCCCGACTACTCGTCGATCGTTCTGACGTCGGTCATGAAGGAGATCGGTGCCTCGGTCGAGCAGGCGATTCAGGACTCGGTGGACGGCAAGTTCAGCTCTACCCCGTACGTGGGCACGCTGGCCAACGGTGGCGTCTCCATCGCCCCGTTCCACGACTTCGATGACAAGGTGTCCGACGAGATCAAGGCAGATCTGACCAAGCTCACGGAGGACATCAAGTCCGGGAAGCTCGTGGTCGAATCGCAGAACGCCCCGAAGTGATGCGATGCGCGTGGGGCTGGTGGCGGTGACGCTGCCAGCCCCACGCGGGCATCGGGCGGGGGACGTCCACCTGCTGGGGAAGGCCGAAGGAATGAAATTAGAACTGCGGGGGATCACGAAGAGGTTTGGCCCCCTCATCGCCAACGACTCGATCGACTTGACGATCGAGGAGGGGCATATTCACGCGCTGCTTGGAGAGAACGGCGCGGGCAAGTCCACGCTCATGAACGTCCTGTACGGGATGCATGCCCCCGATGAGGGGCAGATCCTCATCGACGGCGAGCCCGTCACGTTCAAGGGACCCGGTGACGCGGTCGCGGCGGGCATCGGCATGGTGCACCAGCACTTCATGCTCATCCCTGTCTTCACGGTCGCCGAGTCGATCGCCCTGGGATTCGAGCCGACCGGTCCGGCGGGGATCATCAGCCGCGAGCGTGCCCGGCAGACGGTGCGCGAGGTCTCGGCGCGTTTCGGCTTCGACCTGGACCCCGACGCCCTCATCGAGGATCTGCCGGTGGGCGCGCAGCAGCGCGTGGAGATTGTCAAGGCGCTATCTCGTCAGGCGAAGGTTCTCATCCTGGACGAGCCGACCGCCGTGCTCACCCCGCAGGAGACGGACGAGCTGATGACGATCATGCGTCAGCTCGCCGACGCGGGAACCTCGATCGTGTTCATCACCCACAAGCTGCGCGAGGTGCGTGCGGTGGCCGATGATATTACGGTGATTCGCCGCGGTCGGGTCGTGGGGCACGCCTCCCCGACGGATTCCGAGGCCTCGCTCGCCACGCACATGGTGGGGCGCGAGGTGCTGATGCGCGTGGAGAAGGAACCCGCGCGCCCTGCGGGCGGTGGCCTGTCCTTCGAGGACGTGTCGTTGCTGGGCGCGGGCGGTGTTCCTCTGCTCGACCACGTGTCCTTCGACGTTCCCCGCGGCGAGATCCTCGCTGTCGCAGGCGTGCAGGGCAACGGACAGACGGAGCTCGCTGAGGCAATCCTGGGACTGCGCACTCCCGACAGCGGGGCTATCCGCCTCGAGGACGCCGATATCACGCGCGCGAAGCCGCGCGAGTCCCTGGATGCGGGAGTGGGCTTCATTCCCGAGGACCGTTCCACGGACGGCATCATCGCTTCATTCTCGATCGCCGACAACCTGGTTTTGGACCAGTTCCGCTCCTCGTCCTTCTCGTCGCTGGGCTCTCTCAAGCGCGGTGCGATTATGCGCAACGCCCGCGACAAGGAAGAAGAATACGACATCCGCCTGACGGCGATTGAGGACCCGGTGTCCTCCCTGTCGGGTGGTAACCAGCAGAAGGTGGTCGTCGCCCGCGAGATGTCGCGCGATCTGACACTGCTGGTCGCGAATCAGCCGACGCGAGGCGTGGATGTCGGCTCGATCGAGTTCATTCACCGTCGGATCGTGGACGTGCGCGATCAGGGCTGCGCGGTGTTGCTCATTTCCTCGGAGCTTGACGAGGTCGTCTCGCTGGCGGATCGCATCGCAGTCATGTACCGCGGCCGCATCGTTGGCATTGTCCCAGCGGACACGGGGCGTGATGTCCTGGGCCTCATGATGGCCGGCGTGCCCTTAGACGAGGCCGTGGCTGCCTCCTCGGGATCAGCCGGGCAGACCGGGGCGTCTCGAAAGGAGGAACAATGAGTACGCGTACGAGTAACCGTCCGGGCATCGGGACCCGGGTCTTTGGGGCGCAGTGGTTTGTGTCGGTGTTGGCCGTCCTCATCGCGTTCGCGATTGGAGCGGTCCTCATCGCCCTGTCTGGGGCGTCCGTGGTCGATGCCTACTACGCGATGTTCCGTGGCTCCATCGTGGACGTGAACGCGGCGAACCCTGTTCGTATGATCAAGCCGCTGACGGACTCCTTGTTCTATTCGATCCCGTTGATCATTTCGGGTTTGGGCCTGGCGCTCGGCTTCCGAGCTGGGCTGTTCAACATCGGCGGTAAGGGCCAGATCATCGTCGGAGCCCTCGCCGCCGTGTGGGTGGGCTTCGCGGTGAGCCTGCCGCCGGTCCTGCACGCGCTGGTGGCCCTCTTCGTCGCGGTTGTCGCGGGTGGCCTCTATGGCGGCATCGCGGGTGTCCTGAAAGCGAAGACGGGCGCGAATGAGGTGATCGTGACGATCATGCTGAACTCGATCGCGACGCTGGGCCTGGGCTACACGCTCACGCAAAAGGCGTGGCAGGTGCCCGGAACGAATCAGCCGGTGACTCCCAAGGTCGCCGACACCGCCGCGCTCGGGCGTCTGCTTCCGGCTCCCTTCAAGCTGCATGTCGGGTTCCTGGTCGCCATCGTCGCCCTTATCGCGTTCTGGTGGCTGATTGAGCGCTCCACGCTGGGCTTCCAGATCCGCGCGGTCGGAGCGAATGCGGCAGCGGCACGCACTGCCGGTATCTCGGTCGAGAAGATCACGGCGATCACGATGGTGATCTCGGGCGCATTCCTCGGCTTGGCCGGCGCGAACGAGGCCCTGGGAACCATCGGCTACGTCTCCCGTGACGTGTCCGGTTCGATCGGTTTCGACGCGATTACGGTGGCCCTGCTGGGACGCAACAGGACGTGGGGAACGTTCGGTGCGGGCCTGCTCTTCGGTGCTTTCAAGGCGGGTGGCTACACGATGCAGGCCAAGGGCGTGCCGATCGACATGATCCTGATCCTGCAGTCGGTCATCGTCCTGCTGATCGCTGCGCCCGCGCTCGTGCGTTGGCTGTTCCGTCTTCCCGATGCTCGCGCTGCGAGCGCACTCACGCGAAAGGGGAACGCTGATGAGCACAAGTGAGCCTGTCGTGGTCACCCAGGTCGAGGCCAAACGCTCCTGGAAGATTCCCGGCATCTACGTGGCTGCCTGCGTGTTGCTCGTGATCTTCGCGGCTGCCTCGCGAGGGGACATGACGCTGCGCCTCAATGACAAA is a window from the Schaalia odontolytica genome containing:
- a CDS encoding bifunctional metallophosphatase/5'-nucleotidase; amino-acid sequence: MRRPWTRLALASAAALTLASLPAAALAAPPGADAPITLDLYNLTDVHGHIQQVAKKGTVREAGLPAMNCYLNKARQANPNSSFTLLGDNIGASPYISGSLKDNPTIAALNTMNPLASTIGNHELDMGQAVFKQRVDGSNPGEFVQATFPYLGANIEGMGTYGDGTPYLGDYKLWTSPSGMKVAFIGAIAQDVPYKLSPGTTAGLTFTDPIKRINDLAAELKGSGKADVVIAMLDDDVKNNYTKVGKDVDGLMGGDTHVPYEFDHVNSAESFESANPRLAGIASGSYTDNLGLIRLTIDPATRQVTSADSILIPAAEVAQCGSDPDTQAIVDQAESDSKEAGKRVVATGYTEAFRRGVFTTPDGSTDPGSNRGIESSLGDLVADSLRETILTPDGKTVDIGMIMAGGLRADLVPNEDGTITYAQTYEVEPFSDELGYVTLKGSDVKDALEQQWKTDLNSQNSRPMLKLGLSSNVRYTYDPAKPYGQRITSVTINGEPLKADATYTVGSVSFLLAGGDSFEALTRGGAATTNGNLDRDSFNAYLGAHSGGRARSVQAEGGLSPREAKSSIGLTLPTEAVADGSTVTIPLRGLSFSEGPSITSKVRVSAGGAQAVAEVDNSLVDAHASDAASVITTDGAGRASVDVTVVGACEGKVAGEVVNAPVTVATDFATVVEAADGLTIPVTCAGAAAPDPSPSAAPAGDPQPGGQVPPMQTKRTKEPRGALARTGAASDGLTGAMFAGAIGVVAVFARCRFNRYRSENK
- a CDS encoding BMP family lipoprotein yields the protein MKHLTKLLAAAGVATLALAGCGGGGTATSQSGGAKDASSFKACAVSDAGGWDDKSFNESAYDGLKSSQEKLGIQINTAESNSDADFNPNVESMVSDGCNLIIGVGFNLEKAVHASAEENKDVHYALIDSSFNDGNNNTVTLDNGRPLLFNTAEAAYLAGYVAAGMTKTGKVATFGGIQIPSVTVFMDGFADGVAAYNKAKGTNVQLLGWDKAAQNGSFTQSFDDQTLGKEQAQQFISQGADIIMPVAGPVGLGAAAAAKADGNTWIIGVDSDWYEANPDYSSIVLTSVMKEIGASVEQAIQDSVDGKFSSTPYVGTLANGGVSIAPFHDFDDKVSDEIKADLTKLTEDIKSGKLVVESQNAPK
- a CDS encoding ABC transporter ATP-binding protein, which codes for MKLELRGITKRFGPLIANDSIDLTIEEGHIHALLGENGAGKSTLMNVLYGMHAPDEGQILIDGEPVTFKGPGDAVAAGIGMVHQHFMLIPVFTVAESIALGFEPTGPAGIISRERARQTVREVSARFGFDLDPDALIEDLPVGAQQRVEIVKALSRQAKVLILDEPTAVLTPQETDELMTIMRQLADAGTSIVFITHKLREVRAVADDITVIRRGRVVGHASPTDSEASLATHMVGREVLMRVEKEPARPAGGGLSFEDVSLLGAGGVPLLDHVSFDVPRGEILAVAGVQGNGQTELAEAILGLRTPDSGAIRLEDADITRAKPRESLDAGVGFIPEDRSTDGIIASFSIADNLVLDQFRSSSFSSLGSLKRGAIMRNARDKEEEYDIRLTAIEDPVSSLSGGNQQKVVVAREMSRDLTLLVANQPTRGVDVGSIEFIHRRIVDVRDQGCAVLLISSELDEVVSLADRIAVMYRGRIVGIVPADTGRDVLGLMMAGVPLDEAVAASSGSAGQTGASRKEEQ
- a CDS encoding ABC transporter permease; translated protein: MSTRTSNRPGIGTRVFGAQWFVSVLAVLIAFAIGAVLIALSGASVVDAYYAMFRGSIVDVNAANPVRMIKPLTDSLFYSIPLIISGLGLALGFRAGLFNIGGKGQIIVGALAAVWVGFAVSLPPVLHALVALFVAVVAGGLYGGIAGVLKAKTGANEVIVTIMLNSIATLGLGYTLTQKAWQVPGTNQPVTPKVADTAALGRLLPAPFKLHVGFLVAIVALIAFWWLIERSTLGFQIRAVGANAAAARTAGISVEKITAITMVISGAFLGLAGANEALGTIGYVSRDVSGSIGFDAITVALLGRNRTWGTFGAGLLFGAFKAGGYTMQAKGVPIDMILILQSVIVLLIAAPALVRWLFRLPDARAASALTRKGNADEHK